In the genome of Candidatus Stygibacter australis, the window CTTCAAAACGTCCAATGCATTTTATATGTGATTTTATCAAAAGGTTAAATTCCTTTATCACCGCTTTGTCACCATTGCCAGACCTTATTAAAGCATGAACTCTATTACTTAGCATAGTTTTCATTTTCTGTAAGGCATTGATTGCTTTGAGCTTGGAAGTTATTTCCATTTGTTGTTCAGACGGCAATTTACTCAATACAGGATTTTGCTCGTAGCCAAATTCTGCTATCACTCGGGCATCAACTATGTCGGTTTTGGCTCTGATCATTTTCATTTGTGAGAATCTCTTTATAATTAAGGGATTCACCACTGAAACAGAAATACTTAATTCTATCAACTTAGTAAATAATACCATATGGTATATTCCAGTCGCTTCCATGATCACATGAATACTGGTTATTGATGGGATTTTCTGGAAGAATTTAGAAATTGCTCTTTTATTATTGGCTATTTCATGCATTTTATGCTCTTTCCCATCATATTCAGAAATATCCAATTTGTCCATTGAAACATCGACTCCAAGCCACTTTGAATAACTCATAATTTTCTCCTTTACAAATATTCAAGGAAAATATAGCCTATCATTGTAATTGATACAGGTTTGGATACCTAATGTACTATCCAGACTTATGTGGAAGGGGGCTTAACATTGCGAACGGGTTTTAATACCCTATGGTTGTTCAAGCTTAACCCCTTCCATTTTCCTTATCAATATCTTAATACTAATTTCATGATGTCAATATACAATGATGTCAATATACAATGGTTGATCTTTATCACCAAGATACCTTACTTAAACTACTTATTTGGATTGACTTATAAGCTTCTTTTTCCTGTTCGACCATTGCGGAGGTGCAAGCACCATGCGCAAGGTCTTGGATGGTGGAAATTGAACAGCTTATGGCATCAAAAGAATGTCTAAATAAAAATATTTTTGACAAAAAGATTATCTATATGGATTTATGAAAAGTGCTTTTGGGTTTGTTATAAAGTTATCACTAAATTAAATTATAAGAGGCAAAATGAGAGTATTAATTCCATTACTTGTTTTAGTGATCATTATTTCTGGTTATTCAGTGAATAAGCAATTAATGACCCTTAGCAAGGGTGATAATAAAACGGGAATTGGTGGAAGAATAGAAGTAATATTTGATGAAGCAGATATTACTGAAAATTTAATAATTAGAGACTCTTTAAATTTTGACGATATTGATTATGAGTATTGTTGTTTATGGGATGGGGCAACTGGATATGATGAAACATGCTTTATTGCAGATTCATTATTTGTGGATGAGGAACATGATGATTATCATCTTTCCTGGAATAGTCCCTGCATTGATGCCGGTGATCCGGATAATGATGGTGATTTTGAGAACTGGTTGTTTGATGAAGACGATCAGGATTCTGATGGCTCACGGCTTAGTATCGGATATGCAGCCTATGAAGATCAGGACAGATGGGAATATGAAGACGGAGACATTGTCTGGATGAGCTTTCCGAAATTGTCCTGTGTTGATGGTGTTAATAATGGAGATCAAATTTTGGGATCAATTGTATTTGGTAGATTTGATGAAATGCTTCCTTATCAACCTGATTATATTGATGTTTGGCAGGAAACAGATATTGGACCTCAAACAAGTTTCGAAGGAGATTATATATCTCAAGAATATGTGTGGTATCCGCAAAATTATAATTTCAATAGCACTGATGGCTTGAAAATTAGAATCACCGATTCTGATAGTACTGATAATCCGATCAATCCTTTGATAGTCGGGGGGCTTTCATGTGAACTTAATACATCACTGACAGTAACAACGGGAGCAACTGATCTGAACTGGGTAGGGTATTTTGTACCATATAAGATGAACGTGATGGAAGCTTTTTATGAAACGACCTTAGATAGTCTTACAGCAATTAAAACCCATGACTGGTCTTTGTATAAAATTCATGGAGAATGGTTTGGATCCTACCCGCCAGGAGGTCCTACATTATATTATGGAGATATGGTGGAATTATATACTAATGCGAGTCATGATATTTCATTCTACTGGCGGACATTTGGGACATCAGGTGAAGATTATGAAAGAAAGGAAACTCAATACTTTTCTTATGAAGAAGATCTTGATTATCAGTCAATATTTGTTGAACTGGGTGAAGAAAAGCCTGATGAAATAGCTGTTTATATCGATGGTGTTTGCAAGGGAGCAG includes:
- a CDS encoding IS110 family transposase; the protein is MSYSKWLGVDVSMDKLDISEYDGKEHKMHEIANNKRAISKFFQKIPSITSIHVIMEATGIYHMVLFTKLIELSISVSVVNPLIIKRFSQMKMIRAKTDIVDARVIAEFGYEQNPVLSKLPSEQQMEITSKLKAINALQKMKTMLSNRVHALIRSGNGDKAVIKEFNLLIKSHIKCIGRFEVQIKELVESFYHDVYECVTKIPGVGPRTASMVIGFFGKFEDFETAKQVVGFVGLNPNPRESGKSVKRGSNISKKGNPLIRKILYEASLSASQYNPECKDLYDRLLNKGSSKTKSRVAVAHKMLRQIFAVVKYEREWGPYYHKNRAAMITSKSSKQL
- a CDS encoding FlgD immunoglobulin-like domain containing protein, coding for MRVLIPLLVLVIIISGYSVNKQLMTLSKGDNKTGIGGRIEVIFDEADITENLIIRDSLNFDDIDYEYCCLWDGATGYDETCFIADSLFVDEEHDDYHLSWNSPCIDAGDPDNDGDFENWLFDEDDQDSDGSRLSIGYAAYEDQDRWEYEDGDIVWMSFPKLSCVDGVNNGDQILGSIVFGRFDEMLPYQPDYIDVWQETDIGPQTSFEGDYISQEYVWYPQNYNFNSTDGLKIRITDSDSTDNPINPLIVGGLSCELNTSLTVTTGATDLNWVGYFVPYKMNVMEAFYETTLDSLTAIKTHDWSLYKIHGEWFGSYPPGGPTLYYGDMVELYTNASHDISFYWRTFGTSGEDYERKETQYFSYEEDLDYQSIFVELGEEKPDEIAVYIDGVCKGAEVVDVDSLLEIRAYIMEEPQGQEIEIVTASGRAIPSKVDYLRVDDDGLRQASSIFTDRSKLYQIISLETGEEVPEPEKVLICYPNPFNPELTIVFFTTECTENTEITIYNVKGQKVNNLANDVLSAGEHSVVWQGKDDKGNQVSSGVYFIRMQIGQQVYTGKAVLMK